One region of Chitinivibrionales bacterium genomic DNA includes:
- a CDS encoding type II toxin-antitoxin system prevent-host-death family antitoxin, giving the protein MMQLVNIRELMHNFSHYLKEVKAGEQITILERHKPVADIIPHNENIRYPGWKRMVKRRKIGGESFSDTVTKSREEN; this is encoded by the coding sequence AATTAATGCATAATTTTTCCCATTATTTGAAGGAAGTGAAAGCCGGCGAGCAGATCACGATACTGGAGCGGCATAAACCGGTGGCCGATATCATTCCGCACAATGAGAATATCCGATATCCCGGATGGAAACGAATGGTCAAGCGGCGGAAAATCGGCGGAGAATCTTTTTCCGACACGGTTACGAAGAGCAGGGAAGAAAATTGA
- a CDS encoding PIN domain-containing protein produces the protein METNGQAAENRRRIFFRHGYEEQGRKLRAVIDTSTLFKKYVDEEGSSELADILDSITEIIVAPTLLIEFYSIIERRLREKSLKVSDAKWVEKELLFDYSFFGIVEWNEHLQNESISLIRKHQLKALDSIQLAAAKTAEPELFITSDCRLEKSARKEMKKVVFI, from the coding sequence ATGGAAACGAATGGTCAAGCGGCGGAAAATCGGCGGAGAATCTTTTTCCGACACGGTTACGAAGAGCAGGGAAGAAAATTGAGAGCGGTTATCGATACCTCAACGCTTTTTAAAAAATATGTCGATGAGGAAGGCTCTTCGGAACTCGCCGATATTCTCGACTCAATTACCGAAATTATCGTTGCACCCACTTTGCTCATCGAATTTTATTCCATAATTGAAAGACGGCTCCGGGAAAAAAGCCTGAAAGTATCTGATGCGAAATGGGTAGAGAAGGAGCTTCTTTTCGATTACTCATTTTTCGGCATAGTCGAATGGAACGAACATCTCCAGAACGAATCCATATCGCTTATTCGTAAACATCAGTTGAAAGCACTCGACAGCATCCAGCTTGCCGCGGCAAAAACAGCCGAGCCCGAGTTATTTATAACATCGGACTGCAGGCTTGAAAAATCCGCAAGGAAAGAGATGAAAAAAGTCGTATTTATTTAA